The Candidatus Krumholzibacteriia bacterium genomic sequence TTTTTGCACGAGGTACAACGCAGCTTCACGATCTCTCGCATGACTCCCCCTCAGAGAATCAGAATTGGATGCTATTCAGAAATCTCGGTAACCACTCCGGCGCCCACCGTGCGGCCACCCTCACGAATCGCGAAACGAAGGTTCTCTTCCATCGCGATCGGAGTGATCAACTCTACCGTCAGTTTCACATTGTC encodes the following:
- the tuf gene encoding elongation factor Tu (EF-Tu; promotes GTP-dependent binding of aminoacyl-tRNA to the A-site of ribosomes during protein biosynthesis; when the tRNA anticodon matches the mRNA codon, GTP hydrolysis results; the inactive EF-Tu-GDP leaves the ribosome and release of GDP is promoted by elongation factor Ts; many prokaryotes have two copies of the gene encoding EF-Tu): DNVKLTVELITPIAMEENLRFAIREGGRTVGAGVVTEISE